Below is a genomic region from Epinephelus moara isolate mb chromosome 9, YSFRI_EMoa_1.0, whole genome shotgun sequence.
GTAAGGAAGTTGTGTACATGAATTATGATCTTAATGTGTTTTGCTCAGTATGGGCCTAATAAGTTGGTAGTACCACAAGAATTATTATTCTACCTTAGTAACACTCCATAAATATGATCTATTGTTATTCAACAAAAGTGTAAGTGTTAATTGTGTCGAAATGTCTCCTCAAATTAAATGTTTCTAACTCTAATATGTTCTGCATTCTAACGTCAGGTCTTTCTCATAACTTACTCACTAGTAAGAGTTGTAGAGTTGCCTCCTCTTCCTACTTAGTAAATCTATTATAGCACACAACTACTGCAATTGACAGACCCTATTAGTAATAAGGCAGTACATTTTTATACCTCTGCATTTTTCGGGATGTCTGTCCATCCTTctgtccttccatccatcctattctcgtgaatgtgatttttcaaGAATGCCTGAAGGGAATTTCTGCAAATTTGGCGTTGCGTCCATCTTATTCTATTTATTGTGCTATCTTAAAAAgcccttgagggaatttttaaaaatctggcacaaacgtccatttagaatcaatgatgaactgattagattttggtggccaaaggtcaaggtcactataaCCTCaggtccgtctcattctcaagAATGCAATATTTAGGAAGGCCTTGAGGGTaatttctcaaatttggcacaaacatccatttggactcaatgatgaactagattttggtggtcagaggtcaagatgtacagtatgtgaccTCATCTGACTCATTATTGTGATCACAATTTCTTAAGAATACCTTAAAgacatttcttcaaatttggtacaaacattcacttggactaaAGAATAAATTGATTAGAAGTTTGTGGtttaaggtcaaaggtcaaggtcagtgtgaaaCAAAGTCAAACTattggctacatatgagtctggacaggcatggatgttaactgcATCTTGACTGGTTATCAAAGACATACAACCGTGAGGTGCTAGTTCTAGTTGTAATGAAAATAGTTTAACATTTCAGAAGTGTATCATTAATAAAGAAGATATTTCTACTTGTActgactttattattattataatttatttatttatttatttttaaccaaTGAATGGTAATAAAACCTGTGCATCTCAACAGACTTAATTTTGTTCTGGGTATAACCCATCACATAAGATTAAGTAATTTATGAACAACaggtttcttagttcctgtcaaTTAGCAATAGGAGGCTATTGAGAGAAAACTCTTAGTTAATGGCCTAGTACTTGTAGAATATGGTCATGCAGAATAAGATGTTAATAAATGCTTTATAATGACTAAAAAGAGCCAATATGCTACTCATATGCATGCTAATAAGCAAAGCTGAGAACAGAACAGTAATTCAATCACTCTGAAATGCTCTGATGCAGATGACATGGCTGCTCAAGATAATCTGATtggttaaaaacacacaactagTTGATGTTTGAGAGACTACTGTGAATGGTGTATTGATTGGTAAAAATCAGTTTTTGTGCAACCCCTACTGTATACTCCGCTGGTCAGCACTTGCACTAACAATGTTCTCAAAGGTTCACTGAGCAAACTTCATAGAATTCAGTTTATGCGGTTAATGTTTATATGTTTGTCTTCTGAGTCTAGTTAATAAAGTGATACATTACATGACTCTCACATCACTTAAAGGGTAGCTTAAAGGAGAGGATAACATTTTACAAGTCTGTCTCAAAACATTAATCACATTCTCATATGTGCATTAAAAAAGTTACTGCTGTTTGTAGTTATTCCTCCTGGTCATACtagccttaaagggatagtgcacccaaaaatgaaaattcagccattatctactcacccatatgccgagggaggggtaggtggagttgtgttgctaccccctctccccttggatctccgcaagggatgtgaggactctaaaacttcacctgagcctccctcggtatatgggtgagtagacaatggctgaattttcatttttgggtgcactatccctttaaaaacatCCATCTCTAGTGGAAGTGATAGGAGaccaaaaattgcagttcttTTTATGTGCATAAAGGCACAGCTGAAAGTTCAGTTGAAACTTATACAaggcttcagcagtctgagttGGTCAAATCAAGTGGGTTTTTTCCAGAGTTACCATTTTAGTACAAAATTTTCACTTTTTGATTATCTGGACATGTTGCTATGGAGGGATAATACAGCAAGcaaatgtctcactaaaaacattaattttagaaGATGTCTGCTTAGTGTTTCTATTCAGACTTCTGTAGCAATATATTAGCTTTGGttgaattttaaaatgcatttttgggctgtgggttttgtttctctttcttaTTTTGTgaggtgctatttatcagtctagattgttttggtgtgatttggTGCGTGTCGTCGAGTGTTGGAAGTaatggccgtagagatgtctgccttctctctgatataatggaactagatggcactcggcttgtggtgctcaaagcaccaaaaacaaaatacacatttgaaaaactcaacagcaatgtctctttacagaaatcatgacctggatAATCCACAaagcttgttgtgagcagtttcatatgggaagtattttctttctactgaaatACAcgtgccaaccgtatcactacgcagaaggaagcatgcatctactcatggatgagaggcttgtgcttgtaaCAGCGTGAGATattaacattaatggcatcctccttgaCTGAACCATAAtcttagctagctcagtggtgcttggtgagctagcagtagatgtgcGCTCCCTTCTGTGTGGTGTTATGGTTGCCgtgtgtagtttggtagaaagaaaatagactctacatgaaactgctcgcaacaaggtctgtggattatatCGAGTATCCAggttctggaaagacacattgctgttgagtttttcaaatgtgttttgttggcactttgagcaccacaagccgagtgccatgtagttccattatattggagagaaggcagacatctctacggccgatatcgccaacactcagcatttcacactaaaacaattGAAAccgataaatagcactacaggtaggagcaagaatgtgcattttttatttttgggggaAGTGTCCCTTAAAAATCTTGTGGGGAAGGTATTCCTTATGGCTGAGATGTACAGGAGGAAAATTACAGCAACCTGCAACTATTCAAATGCTCATATTGATGTGTGAATGagacagacattaaaaaaactgaaccTATCCTTTAAGGCAGTAGGATTTTACACAAGCCTAACCCTCTATAATACCTAATGATAAAGTTGATGTGTTGCTCAGTTGGCCTTGGAGATGATGTCATTGTACTTAATCGTGAGTAACAAATATAAGTTAGTGACTCCTGGCCTCTCCACTCCAGACAGATGAAGTCTTCCTGGAGGCTCAGATCCAGAACATCACCACTTCACCAATGTTCATGGAGAAGGTCTCTTTAGAGCCCTCCATGATGTATAATGTCACAGAGCTCAACACGGTCACAAGTGGAAATGATGGGTAAAAGCACTTTAGTTTACCTTAATATTCTTTCTTCTTGATGTATTTACTGTCAGCATTTACACTCTTATTTGTAACTTTTTACTGCCAGAGAGTCCACATTTGGGAAAATGTCCTACCTGCAGCCCATGGACACACGGCAGTACCTGTACTGCCTGAAGCCAAAGCCGGAGTACGCGGAGAAGGCAGGCGTCATCAAGGGTGTGACGGTGATAGGCAAGCTGGACATTGTATGGAAGACCAATCTCGGGGAGAGGGGGAGGCTACAGACCAGTCAGCTGCAAAGAATGGTAATAGGATGCATTTTTGACAATCAACGGATGTCTTTTTTCATCCtcttatgtttatttttgttatgtttctGTCCTATGTCCTCCAGGCTCCAGGGTATGGAGACATCAGGCTGTCTTTGGAGATGATTCCTGACACCGTCAACCTTGAAGAACCTTTTGATATTATCTGTAAAATCACCAACTGCAGGTAAAAATCCCCAATACAACAGATAACCTTCACTACTTTTTAATCATTCAAGGGATAGttagattttttaaagtgggattgtatgaggtacttGTCCATAGTCAGTGTTTTACCTGCAGTAGATGCtggtcagcacgcccccagtttggagaagcaggctgacaTGGCagctaagcagtgtactgctgcGGAGGGGTCAGCAGCAAATCGTGTTTTAGTCACgtaaaaaaatcacaatcagTATTAGTTTTTCGCtattttgagaatattttccTCGCTTTAACCGTGACAtcagacaacaatttttgatggggaactgaagccattatgtTGCttttttcagagccagactccatggagaaaaacagtaatttaactttattgaacacaggagctgctggtctactgctgcctcaaacagttagtttttttgtgttattttgtgtgtttggcaTTTGAAGTGGAGAGTTTGGATTCATGAAAGTCACACAATTATACAAACTAATtaattgaggcagcggtagactaGCAGCTCCCATTTTCAGCAAGCttgaattactgtttttgtcagtgcagtctggtggctttgatgagagcgtAGATGGTGAAACTGAAGTTGCAAACAGTTTCCCCTTTGAAAAGGGCTGTTGGCAGCAAgctaaagcggtgaaaatattctcaatatagggTATACTAAACTGATATTGAGGGGGGTTTTTTAGGTGGCGAAATTGTGTTTTGCTGCTACctgtgtccacagcagtacattgcttagcttctgtgtcagcaGTCCTGTCCTCTTTTCCAAACTTGGGGCATGCTGACAGATCTCTATtgtatgtaacacactgactagggatatgtacctcatacaaccccacttcacaACACCATTTATGTGACCTTTGTGTTGCAGTGAAAGAACCATGGACCTGGTGCTGGAGATGTGTAACACCAGGTCGATCCACTGGTGCGGTGTATCAGGGCGCCAGCTGGGGAAACTCAGCCCTGGTgctttcctctctctgcccctCACACTCCTCTCATCCGTCCAGGGTCTGCAGGTAGGATCCACACTTTAAGGAAACTGATGGTTGATATTCTCGTACTGTTCTGGCTCACTAATATCCCTCACTTCTTTGTTTCAGAGTATTTCCGGATTGAGACTCACAGACACATTTCTGAAGAGGACGTATGAATATGATGACATCGCACAAGTGTGTGTGGTCTGCCCATACAC
It encodes:
- the trappc13 gene encoding trafficking protein particle complex subunit 13 isoform X1, with the protein product MDVNQAKQEHLLALKVMRLTKPTLFTNLPVTCEDRDLPGDLFGQLMREDPSTIKEAETLMLGEMLTLPQNFGNIFLGETFSSYISVHNDSNQVVKDILVKADLQTSSQRLNLSASNSAVAELKPECCIDDVIHHEVKEIGTHILVCAVSYTTQYGEKLYFRKFFKFQVLKPLDVKTKFYNAESDLSSVTDEVFLEAQIQNITTSPMFMEKVSLEPSMMYNVTELNTVTSGNDGESTFGKMSYLQPMDTRQYLYCLKPKPEYAEKAGVIKGVTVIGKLDIVWKTNLGERGRLQTSQLQRMAPGYGDIRLSLEMIPDTVNLEEPFDIICKITNCSERTMDLVLEMCNTRSIHWCGVSGRQLGKLSPGAFLSLPLTLLSSVQGLQSISGLRLTDTFLKRTYEYDDIAQVCVVCPYTSNEC
- the trappc13 gene encoding trafficking protein particle complex subunit 13 isoform X2, with protein sequence MDVNQAKQEHLLALKVMRLTKPTLFTNLPVTCEDRDLPGDLFGQLMREDPSTIKEAETLMLGEMLTLPQNFGNIFLGETFSSYISVHNDSNQVVKDILVKADLQTSSQRLNLSASNSAVAELKPECCIDDVIHHEVKEIGTHILVCAVSYTTQYGEKLYFRKFFKFQVLKPLDVKTKFYNAETDEVFLEAQIQNITTSPMFMEKVSLEPSMMYNVTELNTVTSGNDGESTFGKMSYLQPMDTRQYLYCLKPKPEYAEKAGVIKGVTVIGKLDIVWKTNLGERGRLQTSQLQRMAPGYGDIRLSLEMIPDTVNLEEPFDIICKITNCSERTMDLVLEMCNTRSIHWCGVSGRQLGKLSPGAFLSLPLTLLSSVQGLQSISGLRLTDTFLKRTYEYDDIAQVCVVCPYTSNEC